A segment of the Candidatus Pelagisphaera phototrophica genome:
CATCAGATCCTTGGTGACCTCCGTTTGTCCATAGACGGTCACCGTTTTTCCAGTGTCGCGAGCTTTGAAGCCGATCCGATGATTAACGCCGTTGAATTGTATGCCAATTCCATCGTGAATGAGCCCTTCCTCATGCAGCCGTTCGCCAACCCCAGCTTCGTCTAACATATCGACCGTTCCCTGTTCCAAGATGCCTGCACGAATGCGTCCTTCCACATGGGCTCGGGAATGCTTTTCCAGAATGACCGAATCGATGCCCTGCTTATGTAGCAATTGGGAAAGCAGAAGTCCTGCCGGACCACTTCCAATAATTCCTACTTGGGTCTTCAAAGTCATCCTTCAGAACAAGTCGCTTTCTAGCGAGTCGACTAAGTTTTTCAAATGCTTTCCGAAATCGGATAGCTGCTTAGAAGTAAAGTTGGTAGCTATCCGGTCCTCAAGCTGGATGGCCAGTTGATAATAATCCGATTCCAATCGTCTAGCCAAGGGCGTCAATACTACCCGCGAAGCCCTTCCATCGCGATCGTCGGCTTCGATTGTTACCAGCTTTTGCTTTTCCACGTCCCTAACCAGACGCGTGATAGTCATTTTCGAAAGACGAAGCTTTCGGGCTAATTCCGTTTTTGACTGACCATCCCGCTCATAGAGTGCGAACATAAGATTTCCCATGCCGGGCTTGATGTAATCGCTAAGCGAGGACGCCTCCAGAGACTGTTTGAGCAACTCCCGGAACACAATATTGGCTCGACTCAGATAAAACCCAACCGAGTCGGTACCTACTTGGAGTTTCTTCGGTGGAGATATTGACATGGCCTGTTTTTTAGTAACATATTTTACTATCTGTCAATAGAATTCTATAAAATTGCACGAAACATGAAGCATCTCCCCACCCTCATTTTGTCAGTTTCGCTGGCTATTATCGGCGCTCCCCATTTCGCCTCCGCTCAATCCTCCGAAGAAGATTCTCAGAAGGAGAGCCGCATCCAGATGTGGCTCAATGATCAGGATAAAAACCAGGATGGCAAAGTCTCTCCCGATGAGGCCATTCGTCAGATGAAGTCTAACTTCAACAACCTGGATCGTAACCAAGATGGTTTTATCGATCGGGCAGAGCTGGGTCAGTTAGCTGATCGCTTGGCAGGCAATCGAAACCGAACAGAAGAAAATCGCTCTCAAGCCACATCCGAAAACCGAAACAATCGTCAGCAAAACCCGGCAGCCCGTTCTGCTTCCGATTCGGTACAACTAATCGAAAACATAGCTTATGCCGATACAAACAACCCTCGCCAAACGCTTGACTTGATGCTGCCGAAAGAACGCAAAGGAGAAGCGTCACCGGTGGTCGTATTCATCCACGGAGGTGGCTGGCGCAATGGCGATAAGGAGCGCGGTCGCAACCGAATTGAACCTTTCGTTGCCAGCGGCGACTACGCCGGAGTGACCGTTGGCTACCGACTGAGCGGAGAATCTAAATGGCCTTCTCAGATCCACGACTGCAAGGCCGCCATTCGTTGGATTCGCGCTAACGCCGAAAAACACAATCTCAATGCCGACCGCATTGGCGTTTGGGGAACTTCCGCAGGCGGACATCTCGTATCAATGCTTGGAACAAGTGGAGGCGTTGAAGCCATGGACGGATCACTGGGGTCAAATAATCAGTACTCAAGTCGCGTGACCTGCGTGGCTGACTTTTACGGACCCACCAACTTCCTGACCATGAATGCAACGGCTATTAAGACAGCGCGACTGGACCACGACGCTGCGGACTCTCCCGAATCGCTGCTCATCGGCGGGGCCATTCAGGAAAATCCGGACAAGGTAGCTACTGCCGATCCGATTACCTATGTCAGTGCCGATGATCCCGCATTTCTCATCGCCCATGGAACAATGGATCCTACAGTCTCCTTCAATCAGTCGGAGCTTCTCTATGCCGCATTGGAGAAAAAAGGAGTCGAAAAAACCTTTATCACCATTGACGGTGGCGAGCACGGACGGGGTTTCCCTCCCAAAACCACAGAGCTCGTCGAAGCATTCTTCGATCACCATCTTCGAGGGAATCAAACAAGTTGGTCCGATCAGACGATCCAGGCAGTCGCGATCGAGCGGCGCCGCTAACAGCAAAAAGAAACTCTCGATTTCAACAAGGTAGTTAGCTTGAAATCAAATTGAGAGTGGTTCTTGTAGGGAAAGTAGCTAGCCTTGCGATCTAGTATAAGTATTCCAACTTTCAAGGCGGCCCGATATCTTAGTTAAGGATCTCCTTTGACAGGAATGTCCATATTCCTTGGGCTGGGTGGAAATGCTTCGAATGACTATGATTAAACTATTTTTGGCAACACTCTCAATGCTTTTTGGATTACTGTCGCTTTCCGCGGCCGACTTTGGTCCCGATTGGGAACAGCTAGATACCGCCGTCAATGGACGATGGTGGGAGAAAACCCACACGGGAAACAATGCCTGGTTGGAGATGGTCAAGGTTCCGCGCGACGAAGTGGTTGCGTTTGCAGTCTACACCGTGGATCGAAGAACGGTGAAAATGACGGCCCAGATGTATCCGCTCTATCCGGACGAATCACGAGAAGTGCGACTTGAGCTAATGATCGACGGTGTTTGGCAGGAGGTTGGGTCAGCGCCTATCTACGAGCTTGGCTGGTCAGCCCACTTTCGTATCAACGGCTGGGACGAGAGTAAAAGTGTGCCCTATCGTGTGCGCCATGGAGGAGAAGCTCAGTTTGAGGGAACCATCCGAGCGAATGACAAGAGCAAGAATGAAATCGTTGTCGGGAATCTGTCCTGTAATTCACGTTGGGATCGCGGGGACCGCAATGCGATTGTAGCGAATTTGAAAAAGCTAGATCCTGACTTGCTGTTTTTTGCGGGTGACCAGACATATGACCACACGGAGCACACCTCTGGATGGATCCTGTTTGGGACACAATTTGCCGCAATTATCAAGGATCGGCCCACGGTAACGATTCCTGACGACCATGATATTGGTCAAGGCAACCTTTGGGGAGAGGGGGGCATCAAAGCGGATACGCTTCGGGATCACAATAAGGGAGGTTATTACTACTCTGAGGACTACGTGCGCACGGTAGAGCGCTGCCAGACATGGCATCTTCCTGATGCGTATGACCCTACACCCATCGCCCAAGGTATTGGAGTTTACTATACGAGTTATAATGTAGGCGGAATCGATTTTGCTATCATCGAAGACAGGAAATTCAAGTCGGGCCCGAGCGGAAAGATTCCTGATATGGGGCCGCGCCCTGATCATATAAACGACCCCAGTTATATTCGCTCCGCGGTGGACATCGAAGGAGTTCATCTTCTGGGACCCAGACAGTTGGCATTTTTGCGAAACTGGTCTGAAGATTGGACGGGAGCGGATATGAAGTGCGTGCTTTCCGCCACCAACTTTGCAGGTGCCGTTCATCTGCATGGCAGTTTTGAGAATCGGTTGCTGGCTGATTTGGATAGCAATGGTTGGCCGCAAACCGGTCGCAAAAACGCTCTAACTGAAATGCGTCGTGGAATGGCGTTTCACTTAGCCGGGGACCAGCACCTGTCCGTGATGACGCGTCATGGAATTGAAAATTGGAGAGATGGTCCGGTGACGTTTGTCAGTCCAGCCATCGTTAACAGCATTTACGGTCGTTGGTGGTGGCCAGAGGGCGGAGAGTCAGGAGCCAATCCGGTCGAAGAGAGCCCGCTTCCATGGACGGGCGACTACGAAGATGGTTTAGGCAATAAAATCACCATGCTCGCTTATGCAAATCCTGATCCTCAAGCGAACCGTCGTGGCGAGCGTGGTCCGGACGATGATTGGGCCGACGGTTTTGGCATCGCTCGATTCTTCAAAGATTCCCAGGAAGTCGTATTTGAATGTTGGCCACGATACAGCGATGTAAGCAAGGGTCATTCAGCGCAATTTCCGGGATGGCCAATGCGGTTCAAGATGAGCGACAACGATGGTCGTGACCCGGCGGCGTACCTTCCCGAGTTGAGTTTCAAAGGAATCGAAAACCCCGTAGTTCAAGTCATTGAAGAATCGACAGGTAATGTGCTGTATACCACTCGAGTTAAAAGCAAAACTTATCGCCCTAAAGTGTACACAAATGGCAAATACACGATTAGGGTCGGGGAAGGCTTGCCCATTCTCAAAACTGTGAAAGGTGTGCAATCCGTTGCAGCGAGCAATACGAAGAAGATGACTATCAGCGTAAGGTAAAACGGAGTCTCGCTTCTCTAATGAAGCTAGGATGGCGTGGGCTGGACCGACTAGGGCACCACGTGAATACCGGACGACCAACCGTGGGGAGCGTCCGCTTTTTCCATGGTAATTGGGACCGCTGCTTGTGCGTCCGAATTGGAGGACATCATTATTTTACAGTAACCCATATCACTTCGATCTGGGGGGAATTTAACTCTTCTTTCTCACCTTACTCCTTGATTGCTCAACTCGTGGGGCTAGGGTGTTTTTTATGAACACTATCCACCGGATTATTTTAGCCTTGCTGACTTTGGTGTTGGTGGGGTTTCGCGCTGCAGCGGATTCGCATGAAAAGCCTAACTTCGTTTTCATTTTGGCTGACGACTTAACTTACAATTTGTTGGGCTGCTATGGGGGTGTCGATGCGGAGACACCACGTATTGACGAACTGGCGAGCGAAGGGATGCGGTTTACTCGAGCATATGCGGCAATGGCGATGTGTGCGCCTTTTCGGGCGGAACTCTATACGGGTCTGTATCCAGTACGCAATGGCGTAGCTTGGAATCACTCTTCGGCCAAACTAGGGACGAAAAGCGTTTGCCACTATCTCGAGGAGCAGGGTTATCGCGTCGGGCTATCGGGGAAGAAACATGCGTCGCCTGAGTCGACTTTTCCCTTCGAGGTTCTGAAGGGATTTCCCGCGGGAGAGGGTGTTCGCGAATTCATGACACGCGATTCGGACCAGCCTTACTGCCTTTTCATCTGCTCAAGCAACGCTCACGCGGCGTGGACAACGGGTGATTCGTCGCGTTTTGATCCGGACACGGTATCTCTGAATCCTCTGCAGTTTGATACGCCCGCGATCCGCGAAGTGATGACACGCTATTTGGCGGAGGTTGAGGATTTCGATCGGGAGACAGGAGAAATTCTGGATTTGCTTTCGGGCTTGGACCAGGGGGACGACACGCTGGTCATGTTATCTTCGGAGCAAGGCTGGGCACTGGGTTTTGCCAAGTGGAGCAACTGGGACTTGGGCGTTCATACCGGGCTGATTGCTCGCTGGCCGGGCAAAATTGAAGCGGGTAGTGTCTCAAATGCCCTTGTGCAAATGGCGGATGTGTTGCCGACATTTTTGGAGGCGACGGGAACTAAGGAAGATGAGGAAATGTTCGACGGGATTAGCTTTTATCGGCACTTGAGAGGTGAGGATCAGCCGTTGCGAAAATTTGTATATGGAGTTCACAATAACGTTCCGGAGGGGAATCCGTATCCTATTCGTTCGATACGGAATGAACAGTTTCACTACTTGCTGAACCTGACTCCTGATGCGTCCTACCATGAAAAGCATGTCATGCTGATGGACTCGCGATTGACCTGGTGGCCGGAGTTGAAAAAGGCGGAGGCCAAAGGCGATTCGGAGGCGATCGCGCTTTTGAAAAAGTATCACAAACGCCCTGCCGAAGAGCTGTACAGGGTAGATGAGGACATTTACGAAATGAACAACCTCGCAAGCAACCCTGAGTACGCGGAAGTGAAAGAGGCTCTGAGGGAAGAGTTAAAGAGATGGATGGAAGAGCAAGGTGACGCTGGAGCGGCTATGGACGATGTCGCAGTGCATGCTGAAAACAGGCAAAGGTAGAAGCATTAATTTGGTTTGCTCGTGCTCAGTGTGAGCAATCAGCCGCAGGTTCCATTGTGTCATTTGGGCTTCGCGCTGGCTTGCCAGATCCGACCACCTTCGATGGTAGGAAGCGCTTCTTTTGTTGCCTGGCTGGCCCTTAAAGGTTGCTGCGTTTATTATGGACCAAAGATGTAAAATCAGAGCGAAAGGCCAGGGGATCATCAGAAAGCTGGTGAAGTAGAGTGTGGCGGTCGTTACGACGAAGAAAGCTGTCCAGAGAATGCGACCTTGGACAAGCTGGCCGAGTCCGGGTATAAAAAAGCTAGCGAGAGCGGCGATAACGTTGCCGGATTCGCCTCGGCGAGAGGGATTAGCGGTTTTGCTTATGGTAGGAGAAATTGCGTTAGTATCGTAAGATACACGGGAAATGGGCCTAGAGTTGCAAGAAAAGAGCACGGAGGAGTAAATGGGGATGGTCGTTTTCGTTTGGTGACTTAGATGCAGTAGCGTATGGCGTTGTGATATATTTTGGCTGATTCGAACCGAGTGGGGTTGCAATTCTCTCAGGGAAGATTTTTCTAGGCAGAGTGAATCGTAAATCGGGGATCAGGTATCTGGCAGTCGGGTTTTTCTTGGCCGTGGGTGCGAATGTTCTTGGGGAAGATTTCCAGGTCCAAAAGGGCGACGGGTATTTTGAAGGTTCGCTCCGGTACGTCGTTTCGCGCTATTCAGTCCAAACAGGCAGGGCGGTTGAGCGAAAGCAGGTTGATGTCTTGGCAACAGAAAACCGGCTTAGTGTACCTTCGCTTGATGTCGCGGACGTGTTCGCGAACAATGCTCCACCTGGGGTTTCATCTGCCTTGTTTCGTCACGATGCGGACGACTTTATATTGTATGGCGATGATATCGATGCGTATCGCTTCCGCGGATATGACAAGGTTTTGCTTGGGCTAGCTTTTCGGGCGTTGGCATTGTCGGGTGCGCCGGTGGATATGAAGCCGCCAGAAAAATCTGGCCCCTATGCGTTGCGGAACTTTCGGGCGAATTTGAGTCGTTATTTGGGCGATGCCGGAATCCGTTACGACATGTATTTCTCGAACGACTACAGGGTGAATTGGGGTTCATTAGCGGATTCCTGGCTCTTCGGTTCGGGTGGGCTCAAGGTGCCGGAGCTGGATGATCGACTGAGGGGAGGAGAAGTGCCGGTGCGGGTCGAGGTTTTTAGAAACGCTTCAAAAGTGCTATCGATCAATCTGATGGCCGCAGAGGAATATCAGATCTCTCGAGCCCTAGTGGAGGTGCCACCGCAAAAGATTTTGCATTCCTCAACCAGTCTGCTGAGGCAGTTGGCTACGGAAGCGATGGGCCTTTGATAAATCGTAAGGCTAAAGTGAGATTGGTTCTTGGTAGAGCATGTCGTATTCTACCTTTTGGTTGACGGCTTTAAAGAGGCAATTAGGTATAAGGTTGGATCCAATATTTCTCGAATGGCCCGCCGAATCCATCGTAATCGTTCTCGTCGTGGGAAACCTCGCGTTTACAAGGGGACCTTGTTTATAGCGTTGATGATTCAGTGTGTCCTGTTGGCAGTGACCGTTTTTGTCATCGTGCTCGACACTCCAGAAAGCGAGCCGCCTCGATTTGAGGGAAAGGCGAGCGTTGCGGTGAAAAAAGAGGACTTTAAGGAGGCTCAACGGCGAGAACGCTTTATGAAACGGATGAGGCAGTTAGAGCCGATTCAGCGACTATCGGTCGACTCGGTTTTGAACAGTGAACTCCCACCGATGCCTGACCTGCCTACAGAGGCGTTTGAACTGGATGGTGAGGATCTTGAGATACTGGAAGATGCGAGCACGATGTTTGAGCAATCAGGCTTGTTGGGAGGCAGCATGCAGGGGAAAGGAAGTTCATCTGCGGCGTCTTTTTTTGGAGTTCAGGATTCTGGTCGTCGAATCGTGATCGTGGTCAACACGTCTGCATCAGTTGTGCGAAAAGCACGGAACCACGGAGTATCAATTGAAGCGATACACGAAGAAGTCGTTTCGCTAATTGATAATCTCTACAGTGGCACTCTTTTTGGAATCGTGCAATTCAGTCAGGGGTCGCGACGCTTTGCTCCTTACCTGGCTCCGGCGATTAGTCGCAATAAGGAGGCGGCAAGTCACTGGACTAGAAAGGAAATGCGGGGGAACCCAAAGGTCGAAAGCGAGCTCCTGCTGGGTCATGAAGGAGGATTAAAATTAGCTGTAGATATGGAGCCAGACTTGATATTTCTCGTTACGGATGGGGTTCTGAACAAAAGGGTCAGAGTGGATGGCACCTACAAGTATCCTGAGATACCTTACGAGATTTTGATTGGGTCGGTAGAAGCCGATTTACGGCGCTCGGGAGCCCGAACGCGCATTCATGCGATTGGGTTTGAATTGAACGACAAAGACCGGAGAGGGCTGGAGCGATTGACGCGTCGCTTCGGCGGGACTTTGAGGGAATTCTGAGGGCTCTAAGGCTCGATTCAGTAGAGTTTTTGCTAGGTATTGATGCCGGCTTTAGTCGATCGCTTGGAGGATCGATTTCCAGAGCTTCGTCTCTTCAATGTGGCCGTATTGGTCTAGTTTCTGGGCGATCTTCTCTAACGAAGGTTCCTCAACATCGTGATCGGGGTCGCTTTGAAAGTCGGGACGCGCTTTGCAGGAGAGGGCCCAGCAGGCCCAGGATCGCCATTTTCGCTGTTCGAGTCGCGGTTCGCCGAGGCGGTCGGCGTAGTGCTGGAAGTGGATGCGAGGGTTTCCCAGGAAAACTCCGGTGGGCGCATTTTGGAGAATGTAGACCAGTGCTTGATACGGAAGCGGCCAGGATTCGAGAATAGGCTCATCCCCTGTTAGGTCGGCTCCCCATGCCCGATCGAGGCAAAGAATGGCACGAGCGGGAAGTCTCTGCCTCCAGAGGACTTGGCTGTAGTCGAGACAGGTTTTATAGAAATCGGAGCCGCGGTCACTCGATTTAAAGCGATTGAGGTCCCTCCAATTCATATCTCGGGCTGGCGAAGGAAGATAAGGAATGTTGGAAATATCAGGGAGGTCGGGCATATGGATGGATGCGGGAAAGCGTCTCAGGCGAAACTCTTGCGGAGCTGAGAAAAAATGATTCGAAGAAAGGCGCAATGATTTGTTGCAACACGGGTAGATTTTCGCGTAGGAGATGGCCCTAAGTTTTTACACACCCATTAGAGCGACAAAGTGAACCTTTTCTTCCCCGAAGCTAGCCTCTGTTATCGACCGACTGCCGTAATCCCGAAAGGGAGAGAGGCCTACTTTAAGCGCGGGCAGCACTCGAGATGCGTTGTTGGGACTGATGGAAAGGAAGCCGCCAGATGACTGAGGCGGTTTGCCTGTTTTTGGAGGAGATTAATCGCCATACGTGGTGTGGCTGTAGAGCCGATTTCGGTAGTTAGGGATTTTTAGCGAGAACTTTTAGATGAGCGAGCTGATCAAACACGAATGCGGAGTGGCCCAAGTGCGGCTGAAAAAACCATTGGAATACTTCGCCGAGAAATACGGCACTCCGCTTTATGGCTACTACAAGCTTTTCCTTCTGATGGAGAAACAGCGTAATCGCGGCCAAGACGGGGCTGGAGTGGCGGCTATCAAGTTCGACATGCCAGCGGGCGAGCCGTACATGTTTCGCGAACGAAGCGTGAAAACCAATGCATTGGACCGGATCTTTAAAGATACTCTCAAGCAGTACGAGAAGCTTCAGCGAAATGGTGACATTCTTCCTGACTACGTTCCTTCGATAAAATCCAAGTACGACTTTTGCGCAGAGTATTACATGGGGCATTTGAGGTATGGGACCTCTGGGGGCTATTCGCTGAGTGTGTGCCATCCGTTCTTTCGCCGAAGCAGCTGGCCGACGAAAAACCTGATGTTGGCGGGCAACTTCAACATGACCAATACGAAGGAGCTTAACGAGAGCTTGATTGCGATGGGTCAGCATCCGATTTTCGCAACGGATACACAGGCATTGCTAGAGAAAGTGGGATACCACCTCGATGAAGCGCACGACAATCTTTATCGCTATCTGCGAGATGAAGGGCACGATGCGCGTGAAATCTCGGAGCGAATTTTGGGGGAGATCGATTTGGTCAAAGTTTTCTGCAAGGCGTCCAAGTCATGGGATGGTGGTTACGCCCTCATCGGAGCGATAGGCAACGGCGACAATTTCATCCTGAGAGACCCTTTGGGAATTCGGCCTGTTTTCTATTTTGAAGACGACGAGGTGTTTGCGTCCGCCTCGGAACGAGCGCCGCTCATGACGATTTTCAACAAGCAGATTGAAGATATCGAAGAGGTTCCGCCGGGTCACATCATCGTTGTAAAGCGTAGCGGTGAGCTAATAAACGAGCAGTTTAAAGAGCCAAATCCAGAGCGCAAACAATGTTCTTTTGAGAGGATCTATTTCTCCAGAGGGAATGACGCGGATATCTACAAAGAGCGCAAAGCCCTAGGAGCGCAGCTTTCGGAGCAGGTTTTAAAGGAGGTCGGGCATGACCTTGAGAATACGGTGGTCAGCTTTATTCCCAACACATCGGAGATAGGCTATTTCGGCTTTCTGGAAAAGCTTCGGGTGGATCGGCGTAATCAAGTAAAAGACGCAATTCTCGACGCCCAGGAAAAAGGCGAGTTGAGCGAGGAGCTCCTCGACGACCTGATCATGAAGAACTGGCCTCGGGGTGAAAAGATCGCGCACAAGGACCAGAAGCTGAGAACGTTTATATCCACTGAGAATTCCCGAAATGAAATGGCAACCCACGTCTATGATGTGACTTATGGGATTGTACAGAAGACAGATAATCTAGTTTGTATCGATGACTCTATCGTTCGTGGAACGACTTTGCGGAAGTCGATCTTAAAAATATTGAGTAGCCTGAATCCCAAAAAGATTATCATTGCATCAACCGCTCCTCAAATACGGTATCCAGATTGTTATGGCATTGACATGTCGGAGCTTGGTAAGTTTATTGCCTTTGAAGCGGCGATTGCCCTGCTGCGCGAGGTGGGCAAACGCGATATGCTTTTAGAAGTTTACCGCAAGTGCATCGATTGTCTGAACTCTGAAGAGTCCTGTCGAATCAACTACGTCAAGGAAATCTATGCTCCGTTTACTGCAGAGCAGATTTCAAAAAAAATCGCTGAAATCGTCTATCCTCAAGACCGCGGGTGGAGCGGTGAGGTTTCAGTCGTCTATCAATCGATTGAAGGACTGCGAAAAGCCCTGCCTGATCATAGAGGAGACTGGTATTTTACAGGAGACTATCCGACGCAAGGGGGCTACCGAGTTGTCAATCAGGCGTTCGTGAACTATTACAAGAAATCAACCGGAAGAAGCTACTGACTTTAACTCAAGAATAAGGAAGGCAGAATTAAAAATTTCTTCTTTGAAATTTTCACTTTTATTTCCTCGATCCTACTTTAATCAAATGCCATCAAAAAAGAAAACGAAAGCGTACGCTCAAGCGGGTGTGAATATCGATCTGGGTGATCGCATGAAAGGAGATTTGAAAGAGTCTCTCAAAGGAGCCTCCCGTCCAGAAGTTATGGGAGCGGTCGGAGGTTTTGGCGGATTGTTTGATCTGTCTAAAACGAAATGCAAGGAGCCCGTTTTGGTTAGCAGTATTGATGGAGTGGGTACTAAGCTAAAACTGGCATTCGACTCGGGGCAGCACAAAAGCGTGGGTATGGATATTGTGAATCACTGTATCGACGATATCACGGTGATTGGTGCGGAACCTTTGTTTTTTCTGGACTATCTTGGTTTAGGGAAACTTGAACCGAAGGTTTTCAAACAGCTGATTTCTGGGATGAAGGAAGCTTGTGCCGCGGCAAATTGCGCCCTTATCGGTGGGGAGACTGCTCAGTTACCCGGATTCTATCAGCCGGGTGAGTATGATATCGCTGGTGTGATCGTCGGCATTGCCGAGAAAAAGAAAATGCTTTCCGGATCTACGATCCGACCTGGAGATGTGGTGATTGGGCTCCCTTCCAATGGATTGCACACGAATGGATACACATTGGCTCGAAAAGTCGTTTTCGAAAAGGCGAAGCTAAAGGGTTCAGATCTGGTTCCGGGAACGCGGCAAAGCGTGTTCAAGGCACTTCAAGCTCCTCACACCAATTACGCGCCGCTAGTGCAGTCGCTTCTGAAGGCGTTCAATACAGGCCGTTCGTCAGCCTTCCGGAAGGGAAATGCGATCTTCGGCATCGCCCACATTACCGGTGGAGGCTTCTGCGGAAACATTCCTCGCATTCTGCACAGCAAGGTAGACATAGAAATAGACACGAATTCTTGGAAGCCGCTTCCGATATTCAAATTGATTGGCGAGAAGGGGAAGATTGACTTCGACGAAATGTACGAGGTCTTCAACATGGGGATGGGAATGACGCTTTGTGTAGATGCATCTCAGGCAGATTCAGTTCTCGCTGCTTGCCATAAATTCGGCTGCAAAGCCGTTGCTATCGGAAAGGCAGTCAAAGGAGAGGGTAAGGTTTCGCTGAAGCGATAGCTTGGATATCGTTTTTAGTTACAAATG
Coding sequences within it:
- a CDS encoding MarR family winged helix-turn-helix transcriptional regulator, with amino-acid sequence MSISPPKKLQVGTDSVGFYLSRANIVFRELLKQSLEASSLSDYIKPGMGNLMFALYERDGQSKTELARKLRLSKMTITRLVRDVEKQKLVTIEADDRDGRASRVVLTPLARRLESDYYQLAIQLEDRIATNFTSKQLSDFGKHLKNLVDSLESDLF
- a CDS encoding alpha/beta hydrolase, with product MKHLPTLILSVSLAIIGAPHFASAQSSEEDSQKESRIQMWLNDQDKNQDGKVSPDEAIRQMKSNFNNLDRNQDGFIDRAELGQLADRLAGNRNRTEENRSQATSENRNNRQQNPAARSASDSVQLIENIAYADTNNPRQTLDLMLPKERKGEASPVVVFIHGGGWRNGDKERGRNRIEPFVASGDYAGVTVGYRLSGESKWPSQIHDCKAAIRWIRANAEKHNLNADRIGVWGTSAGGHLVSMLGTSGGVEAMDGSLGSNNQYSSRVTCVADFYGPTNFLTMNATAIKTARLDHDAADSPESLLIGGAIQENPDKVATADPITYVSADDPAFLIAHGTMDPTVSFNQSELLYAALEKKGVEKTFITIDGGEHGRGFPPKTTELVEAFFDHHLRGNQTSWSDQTIQAVAIERRR
- a CDS encoding sulfatase family protein — protein: MNTIHRIILALLTLVLVGFRAAADSHEKPNFVFILADDLTYNLLGCYGGVDAETPRIDELASEGMRFTRAYAAMAMCAPFRAELYTGLYPVRNGVAWNHSSAKLGTKSVCHYLEEQGYRVGLSGKKHASPESTFPFEVLKGFPAGEGVREFMTRDSDQPYCLFICSSNAHAAWTTGDSSRFDPDTVSLNPLQFDTPAIREVMTRYLAEVEDFDRETGEILDLLSGLDQGDDTLVMLSSEQGWALGFAKWSNWDLGVHTGLIARWPGKIEAGSVSNALVQMADVLPTFLEATGTKEDEEMFDGISFYRHLRGEDQPLRKFVYGVHNNVPEGNPYPIRSIRNEQFHYLLNLTPDASYHEKHVMLMDSRLTWWPELKKAEAKGDSEAIALLKKYHKRPAEELYRVDEDIYEMNNLASNPEYAEVKEALREELKRWMEEQGDAGAAMDDVAVHAENRQR
- the purM gene encoding phosphoribosylformylglycinamidine cyclo-ligase encodes the protein MPSKKKTKAYAQAGVNIDLGDRMKGDLKESLKGASRPEVMGAVGGFGGLFDLSKTKCKEPVLVSSIDGVGTKLKLAFDSGQHKSVGMDIVNHCIDDITVIGAEPLFFLDYLGLGKLEPKVFKQLISGMKEACAAANCALIGGETAQLPGFYQPGEYDIAGVIVGIAEKKKMLSGSTIRPGDVVIGLPSNGLHTNGYTLARKVVFEKAKLKGSDLVPGTRQSVFKALQAPHTNYAPLVQSLLKAFNTGRSSAFRKGNAIFGIAHITGGGFCGNIPRILHSKVDIEIDTNSWKPLPIFKLIGEKGKIDFDEMYEVFNMGMGMTLCVDASQADSVLAACHKFGCKAVAIGKAVKGEGKVSLKR
- a CDS encoding amidophosphoribosyltransferase; protein product: MSELIKHECGVAQVRLKKPLEYFAEKYGTPLYGYYKLFLLMEKQRNRGQDGAGVAAIKFDMPAGEPYMFRERSVKTNALDRIFKDTLKQYEKLQRNGDILPDYVPSIKSKYDFCAEYYMGHLRYGTSGGYSLSVCHPFFRRSSWPTKNLMLAGNFNMTNTKELNESLIAMGQHPIFATDTQALLEKVGYHLDEAHDNLYRYLRDEGHDAREISERILGEIDLVKVFCKASKSWDGGYALIGAIGNGDNFILRDPLGIRPVFYFEDDEVFASASERAPLMTIFNKQIEDIEEVPPGHIIVVKRSGELINEQFKEPNPERKQCSFERIYFSRGNDADIYKERKALGAQLSEQVLKEVGHDLENTVVSFIPNTSEIGYFGFLEKLRVDRRNQVKDAILDAQEKGELSEELLDDLIMKNWPRGEKIAHKDQKLRTFISTENSRNEMATHVYDVTYGIVQKTDNLVCIDDSIVRGTTLRKSILKILSSLNPKKIIIASTAPQIRYPDCYGIDMSELGKFIAFEAAIALLREVGKRDMLLEVYRKCIDCLNSEESCRINYVKEIYAPFTAEQISKKIAEIVYPQDRGWSGEVSVVYQSIEGLRKALPDHRGDWYFTGDYPTQGGYRVVNQAFVNYYKKSTGRSY